The following coding sequences are from one Schizosaccharomyces osmophilus chromosome 1, complete sequence window:
- the rct1 gene encoding cyclophilin family peptidyl-prolyl cis-trans isomerase, RRM-containing Rct1 gives MSVLIETTVGDLVIDLLPEEAPRACENFLKLCKLKYYNFAPFYNIQQNYTCQTGDPIGPTGDGGRSVWNLLNVGDRFFPAEFHTNLSHNRAGTVSMSTVPIPVHHEESLVCGSQFLITFTDHLESLDGRYPIFGRVAEGFDTLQKINEAICDDEGQPFRDIRIKHTILLDDPFPDPPQFIEPTRSPSPTPQQLATVRIGEEERLVSEEDDENKFQREQEQEAEAEAVTLEMVGDLPFAHVAPPENVLFVCKLNPVTQDEDLELIFSRFGKINSCQIIRDKDTGNSLQYAFIEFDNKDSVEKAYFKMQNVLIDDARIHVDFSQSVSRYRQQLRRSQAQSHSHSRPRPRSRSPDYRRRERDNPYPRHGRERSEYKPRHSSPRAEEDREYVRRRKNEDSYIPRSRRFNDVDDDRYYRRRSRYDDDRRSSYRSRDDSYRHRSHREHEPSRRPY, from the coding sequence ATGTCCGTCCTCATCGAAACTACGGTCGGTGATCTTGTCATAGACCTGCTCCCAGAAGAGGCTCCCCGAGCTTGTGAGAACTTTCTCAAGCTTTGTAAACTGAAGTACTACAATTTTGCTCCATTTTACAACATACAACAAAATTATACTTGTCAAACGGGTGACCCCATAGGCCCCACTGGAGATGGAGGACGCTCGGTTTGGAATTTACTGAATGTCGGTGATCGATTTTTCCCTGCGGAATTTCACACCAATCTCAGTCACAACAGGGCTGGAACTGTAAGTATGAGCACAGTCCCTATTCCGGTGCACCATGAAGAATCGCTTGTTTGTGGAAGCCAATTTCTCATCACATTCACAGATCATCTCGAAAGCCTGGATGGCCGCTATCCTATTTTCGGTCGAGTAGCAGAAGGATTCGATactttacaaaaaattaatgaGGCTATCTGTGATGATGAGGGTCAACCCTTTCGAGATATTCGCATTAAGCATACCATTTTATTAGATGATCCTTTTCCTGACCCTCCTCAATTCATAGAGCCAACGAGGTCACCATCTCCGACACCTCAACAACTTGCTACTGTTCGTATTGGGGAGGAAGAACGCCTCGTTTCTGAGGAGGATGACGAAAACAAGTTCCAACGAGAACAAGAGCAAGAGGCAGAAGCCGAAGCCGTTACTTTAGAAATGGTTGGTGATTTGCCGTTCGCTCATGTCGCTCCTCCtgaaaatgttttgttCGTTTGTAAGTTGAACCCCGTTACTCAAGATGAGGATTTGGAACTTATTTTTTCCCGGTTTGGTAAGATCAATTCCTGTCAGATTATTCGAGATAAGGATACCGGAAACAGCCTTCAGTATGCGTTTATTGAGTTTGATAATAAAGACAGTGTTGAAAAGGCTTATTTCAAAATGCAAAATGTCTTAATCGATGACGCTCGCATTCATGTTGACTTTTCTCAAAGTGTCTCCCGATATAGGCAACAATTAAGACGGTCTCAAGCTCAATCTCATTCCCATTCTCGTCCTCGACCTCGCTCACGTTCTCCAGATTATAGacgaagagaaagagatAATCCATATCCTCGTCATGGTCGTGAGCGATCAGAATACAAACCTCGTCATTCTTCGCCGCGTGCCGAAGAGGACCGAGAGTACGTGAGGcgaagaaaaaacgaagACTCGTATATTCCTCGTAGTCGTCGCTTTAATGATGTTGATGATGATCGGTACTATCGCCGAAGAAGTCGCTATGATGATGACAGACGATCTTCCTACCGTTCTCGAGATGATTCATACAGACACCGAAGCCACAGAGAACATGAGCCTTCAAGAAGGCCCTACTAA